GGAGATGGGTGATACCCTGCGGCAGCAGGTGGGAGATAACAGGTGAAATGTGACCAGCGGAGGCAGCCCGCTCCAACATACAGGATTAGGAATCTGCCACAAAATTAAAGAGGAAGGGTGAAGACGGACCGCCCATCCGTAGGCCCCCGTCGTTGACAAATATTTTACTAATATTACCATTCACTGCAACTGTAGTATGACCACCGGAGACAAGTTGCATCACCCGATGCACGTACGCAACCTCAAACCCCTTAGCAAGGAGAACTTGTCTACAAAAATCCCAACTAACGGAGTCATAAGCTTTCTCATAATCAAGCTTAAAAATAATGGCACGAGACCCTCTAATCCTAAGATCATGCACAATCTCATGCAAACAAAGAATACCATCAATAATGTATCTGCCCTTAATGAAGGCACATTGAGTAGGATTAATAGTACGATGGGCAACAGGAGAAAGCCTAGCCGCAAACCCTTTGGCCGGAAACTTGGCAAAATTATTAATCAGGGCGATCGGGTGGAACTGAGATATCAAATCTGCACCCTTGACCTTTGGGATGAGAAACAAGATAGCATAGTTAAGTCTGGAGATATCCACAGTCCCCAAACAAAACCCTTGAATTACAGCACACACCATAGAACGCAAAGCCAGCCAAAATCTCTGGAAGAAAGGGATCGAGAAACCATCTGGACCCGAAGCAGAGTTCATGTTAGCAGAATTGATCGCCAACTCAATTTCCTCCACCGAAAGAGGAAGCGAGAGAGCGAGATTTTCCTCATCAGACACACGTCTGCACAAAGCCCACAAGTTGGGAGAAACCAAAAGACTAGAAGTCGGCTTGGCAGCAAGCAAGGAAGCGAAGAAATCATGCACGTGCTCAAGTATGAGGCTAGGGTCAACCACATGCACACCATTAATCAACAAACTATCAATCGAGCACCGGCAACGTCTACCATTAGCAATAGCAAAGAAATAGACATTAAGAGAATCCCCTATCAAGGACCAATTAATCGTGTCACGCTGCCTCCAATAAACCTCAGCCTGATGGTGGAGCTTCATGAGGAGAGCCTCAAGGTCGTAACGCGGCTGCCATCTCATGGCAGACAGCCCGGAGGCATCAGCGACCGCATCCATCGCAAACACCTGGCCCAGCAGAACACGTTTTTCTTTCCAGTCTTCAGCTGCACAATTATGGCCCCAACCTTTGAGAAATTTCCGAAGTTGATAAGAACAAAAATTTCAATCATCCATAGGCCCAAACGACCTCTCTCTAGAGTTAAGAAGGAAGACAATTTTCCCAGCCACCGGGTCAGGAAAACCATCAACCAGCAGCCAAGAGGTGTCAAATCGAAACCTGGAAGCCTTAGATGAAGCAAATACACCCAAATCGAGGGTGAAAGGGGAATGGTCTGATCCCACATGAGGCAGGGCAGAGAGAGAGGCACGGGGAAAAGAGTGTCCCACGAGGAGGAAGTAAAAACGCAGTCCAAGACAGAGCGGATAGGATTGGACTGGTGGTTAGACCAAGTAAAACGTGAGCCGGTCCTGGGAATCTCACGAAGAGCACAATCCACAATAAAATAATTAAATGCATCCGCCAAGGGCCAAGAAAAATTCAAAGTATTTTTGTCACCTGGGGACCTGAGCAAGTTAAAATCGCCGCCAATCAGCAGGGGAGGGGGTGCAAGAATCAATTTTGGCCGTGAGCTCATCCAAGAATAGCGAGGAAAGAAAATGGTCCGCCGGGCCATAATCCACCATAAGCTCCCACAAAACATTGGGACTTCTGTGTAGCACCACCATGCTAGCCCAGAAGATACCATGCTCAAACGCAATAAAATCAAAGGAGTCCAATTTCGCACCAATAAAAATACCACCAGAGTGCCCGGAAGCTGGCAAACAGCAAAGCTCCCTCAGTTTTGAGGCCAAAAAGATACCTTTTAGGAATTAATTAAATTTTTTGAGGAGCTATTGTTTTGAGACTTCGGTTAGGTGCATTTTATCTCCTCAAAAGATGCCAATTTGAGAGATTGGCTAGAGATGCCCTTGGAAGTTGGAACCGGCCAGCAACAACCGCGTGAAGCTAGTACAACTGTACAAGTAATCTGAGAGTTGTTGGACAGAGGACCACACTTGCAATGTACCTTCGGTTTTTTTTTGGTTGAATtgttaaggctggtcatagtggggagtaacttagactagtgtcatgcatatgacactagtctaagttactaccttcataatgcaaagtaatataatagtagtatcatagatgacttcatttattagctcatagactcatcttgtcttggatttacagtaacatattatgttaccacctctcattaattacttgctacataagcagaattttctcgaagtgtgctaagttactcccactatgactagcctaactgAGCAAGGAGACAAGCAAAAAAAAATGCAGCCTGACTTAACCAGATTGACTTGACCTGGCCGTGCACTCAAGTAGGCGCTCATCCATGAACCCATGATATCTTCTGGGCAGCATGTTAGGTTGCTCAGTTTCCATTCCGCCAAATAGTTTAGACGGGACCGGCAGTCCCTACGCTAGGATTTCTGTGTTGTACCTGCAGATGCAGTGAAGCTTCTGGAAGGGCGGCCAGCTTCCGGCAGGGTAATTTCCTTGTAATTTCTGTTGGCTTGAGGCTATATATGTGCTATCATCATACTTGGTTGCTAATAATGGAGGGGGATAAAATCTTTGCTAGGGACTTCCTCGGTTGAATTAAACAGAAGTGACCAGCACATGGTAAGAATCCAGTCTTGAAGCATATTTGGTTTCCTTTTTATTCAGCCTTGTTTGAATGAATTGAATTGATGCATAGTTCATCGTGGGTGTGCTTTTTGTCGCGTTTATTTTGCTCTTCTAATCTTCTCTTCGAGCTCATCAAGATTGAAGCTGTTCTTCTAATTTTTTTCACGCTGTATTTGTTGTGCACCAGGACCCCATGAAGAACCGGGTGCGAGCCTTCACCGAAGGTGCCGTGATAATGGTATGCCCGGTTCTTCTTGCCATCTCACTGAAGAAGGTCGACGTGAAGAACGAGGGAGACGGGTTCGTACGATTCAGCATCTCTACACTAGTCACCTCCATTCTGGAAGCCGGTTTACTACCCTTCATCTGCCTCTCGTTAGCGAAGCTAACACACACGTTCGTCGCGGACTTCCTGTTTGTGGCCTCGAAGTTGCTCATCCACCTCTGCGCCCTTCTGCTGACGGTCCTGGTCTATGGCATCATACTTCTTATCGATCTGGAAAACCTCAGTTACATGCTTGTTCTCTTTCCCTACACATTTGCAATCTTGTGGTGCTACAACAAGACCAGGCGGAATGGCCGTAATGAGGATGCACAGCTGTACACGGAATATCAACAAGCTAGGCTGGAAAACTCGATCGATTTCGCAGCCGCTGTCACTGCGCTTCTGTTTCTGGGGTTGGAAGGCCTGGCGGCGTTAGAGCTACCGAGCAGCAGCGACGCACCACCAGGACTGCTTGTTGCGTCGCTTCCGCTGAGCTTCTGCACTTGCCTGACGGGCGTATTCATCATGCTGTTGGCCACGGTGCCTCCAACCACAACACAAGAGGAAAGCAACGACGCGTGCAACATCGTCGAGGTTCTCAACTTGGGTCTGGCCTTCGCGTTCGCCCTCAACGTCTTCTTCTTCACGGCTGCCTTGCTGGGAGAGCTGGCGTTGCTAGTGTGGGTTATGCCGCTGGTTTCATTTTTCGCATGGATATTCGCAACTCTTTTCCAGCAGAACGTGGGCGAAGATGTTAAGCCGGCGTCCATGGAGCTGACCAAGGTCACCTTTGCGGGCTTCTTGGTTGTCTTGGCGGCCAGCAGTAACACTCCAGTCAGCAGCTACGCCTCTGCGTTCGTGCTCTTCAGCGGCGCAGCTGCCACCGCAGGCCTCGGATGGAGACTCTTGACGCACAAGACGCCTGCGCCCAGTGCCATGGTCAAAGCTGCTGATTTTGCTTCTTTGTTTACCCATGTGTACGCTTTTATTGCTGTTATTCCGTTTGCAGTTGTGGCTTCCAAGGCTCTGAATTCTCAAGTAATGAGCTGAAACTTCTGTAGCCTAATAAACAGTCAGCAGGTGAATCTCACTGAGGACTACATACAAGATCCGAACTAGCGGAACCGGGTTCTACCGAGGTCCTGCCAGCCAATTATTGTGTGCCATCTGTCCACGTACACATACTCATAATTTCCTTTATCACATgggatttttctttcttttttgctggGACCCAGGCACTGTTTAGCCATAGGACTTTATTGCATTTAACATAGTTTATTCTTTCACCCCACGTACATCCACCAATACTTTTAGTTGACTCTACAATCTGTACCACTTCTAACTTCCGAACCAATGATCCCATTACAATCCGTTTGCAGATTTGGTTTCATGACATTTAAAGCTTTAAAACGAGACCAATCCTCAACATGTTTCGAACCAGTTTAAATTCAAATGTTGATACAATAATAAAACTTATATGAAATATGAGATGATACATTAACTAAACCGGAATGAACCAATAATGAAAACATGCAAAAAAATTACCATAATTAAACTTATATCAAAACCCAGATGAAACACTAATGAATTATGGAATAAAACAATGAAGAAAACATGCAAAAGGGAAtgcatgaaaaaaatgaaaacatgTAA
The sequence above is a segment of the Triticum dicoccoides isolate Atlit2015 ecotype Zavitan chromosome 1A, WEW_v2.0, whole genome shotgun sequence genome. Coding sequences within it:
- the LOC119324149 gene encoding uncharacterized protein LOC119324149; its protein translation is MVCPVLLAISLKKVDVKNEGDGFVRFSISTLVTSILEAGLLPFICLSLAKLTHTFVADFLFVASKLLIHLCALLLTVLVYGIILLIDLENLSYMLVLFPYTFAILWCYNKTRRNGRNEDAQLYTEYQQARLENSIDFAAAVTALLFLGLEGLAALELPSSSDAPPGLLVASLPLSFCTCLTGVFIMLLATVPPTTTQEESNDACNIVEVLNLGLAFAFALNVFFFTAALLGELALLVWVMPLVSFFAWIFATLFQQNVGEDVKPASMELTKVTFAGFLVVLAASSNTPVSSYASAFVLFSGAAATAGLGWRLLTHKTPAPSAMVKAADFASLFTHVYAFIAVIPFAVVASKALNSQVMS